TTGACTCCCACGAGGAAGGCAACGCGGTGTAAATTGAGCGTCCCTGATCGACTGTGATTCGTACTGTGCCCTTCCAATTTAGCGGCAGTAAGACGGTCGCGTCGGAGGCATAGGAGTGAGACTGGATCTTCCCCTTTTCCTCATAATTTAGGTCGGTGACCGTTTCGGCCCGCAACTGGAAAGCTGTGTCAGTCAGCATCTTGGTGGCATCTTGCACGGGAATGTCTGCCAGCGGTTTTGGCGCCGCCCACACTCCGATGATCATGGGGGAGCCAAATATTAGTGCCAGGGTGGCGACTGCTCCTGGGAGGCCACTTTTCCTTCCGAAGATATTTGCCACCAACGCAACCGCTGCCGCAATGGCCATAGCAATGCCGAAAGCTGCCAGGAGCTTAGAGGCGGTAAGTGGAGCCGTGAAGGCGACGTAGAGCGCTGCGGCAAACAGGGCAACAGCTACCGAGAGGAGCTGTACTACGGCATTGAGAGCTGGTTTTTTCTTCCTGGGAGGTAGAGGTTTGCTGGGCACCTGCGCCATTTGGGAGGCAGGTGTTGGCGAGGCGGGGGCCGGCGTGCTGTTCTGCTTTGGCACCTGGGTCTGCTTGGGAGTTTGGGTGGCTTTATATATGAGTAGCGCCAGCAGGGCAGCGCCGAGGAGCGCTCCCCACGCACTTGCTACTGAATAGTTGGTATCTACCCCAGCCATAATTGCCAGCACGATGAACAGTATTGCCCCGAAGAAGCCGGCCGAGGGCGAGGAAAAGCGGTCCAGGTGGGAAGTGTAAGTCTCGTCTGGAATCAGTAGCCACGCGAAACCGTAGGCGGCCAGGGTACCTGGAAGGAAGAGGATCGCAAAGACAACGGTGAGCACGCGAACTAGGTTGATGTCGTATCCGGTGACAGTCGTGACTGCCTGGCACACTCCTCCTAGGGTTCCCGAGGAACGAATCCAGCCTGCCTCGGCTAATTTGGTGGACAGCTTTTTCTTTTCAGTAGCCATGAATAAATCACATCACTGCGGTGGGGCAAATACTATTAGGGGTTCCCCTGATTTGGCCCTGATATTTCCGCTAATTTCTGTAAAAGCTGAAGAGGGCGTGCAATCATCTAAGCCATGAGAGTGCCACTGCGAAGGATAAGTACCCCTGTAGCCCGCCAGACCGGGGCTCCCAAACCCTGGGTGGCCGGGATTTGCTCAGGGTTGTCTTTGCACACTGCAATAGACGTGAGGTTGCTGCGAGTAATTATCGCGGCTGTCTCACTAGCCGGGCTAGGGTTGCTGATCTACCTTTGGCTGTGGATCGCCGTGCCCTCGGAAAACCCGTACACTACCGGTGAATCACTGCGACGTAAAGAAAGTGGCGCGTTGGCGCGCACGCTGGCGGAAAAGCAAGTAGAACAGGCAGACGAAACAGCGCCTCGGCGTTTCTTGATTGGGGCCGGCATCCTAGTGCTGGTCGCGGCTGCTGCTCTGGCTCTGGGGCTCACGCACGTTCGCTCCTTACCGTCTTGGAGCTGGTCAGTGCTTTTGATAGGGACTGGAGCACTGCTTATCTGGACCCGCAAAGATTTAGGCGAATCGACCGCTAGAAGGACCTACTTGGCCATTGGCGCGGGAATCGTACTGGTCGCCATTGGGATGGTGCACCTAGTAGGAAGGGGCACATACACCAACCTCTTCGACTCCGCTCTGGTCTCCTGCGCCGTATTGGTGGGGGTGGGAGCCGTCCTCGCCCCCGTATGGGTGCGCCTAACTCGCGAGCTAGGGGCGAGCCGCGCCGAACAGATCCGCGAGGCAACGCGCGCTGACATTGCCGCCCATCTGCACGATTCCGTGCTGCAGACCCTGGCTCTAATTCGGGCGAGGGCGGAGGAACCGGCCTCGGTGCGAACACTTGCGCGCCGCCAAGAACGCGAGCTGCGCACGTGGCTATACGAGGGCGAGGGCTCCCAATATGATTCTCTGGTGGCCTTGGTGGGCGCAAAGATAGCGCAGGTAGAAGACCGCTACGGCGTGCCCATTGAATACGTGCACGTGGCGGATATGGCCCCGGGAGTGATGACGCACAACGCCGGAGCAATAGTCCAGGAAGCGTGCCAAAACGCCGCCGTTCACGGAAAGCCACCCATCTCCGTGTACATGGAATGCTCTGGTTCCCAGGTAGAGGTTTGGGTCAAAGATCGCGGTGCCGGTTTCGATGTGGAAAAGATCCCGCAGGACCGGCACGGGGTTCGCGATTCTATACTGGGAAGAGCAAAGAGGCTCGGCGGGAAAGCCACCATCACTTCCGGTAGTGCCGGCACCGAAATCTACCTGTTCTTGGAGGACGAATGATCACCGTAGTAATCGTCGACGACCATGCGCTCGTGCGGGCAGGGGTGCGGTCGGAACTGTCAGCCTTTCCCGAGCGCGTCGAGGTAGTAGGGGAGGCGGCTGATGTCGAGAGCGCCCTCGAGGTAGTGACGCTCACCAGCCCAGATGTGGTGTTGCTCGACGTGCATCTACCCGGAGGACGAGGCGGCGGCGGGGCCGAAGTGGCCTCCCAAATCTCGACGGTAACCAAGTGCTTAGCGCTTTCCGTATCGGACGCCGCCACGGACGTGGTGAGCGTTATTCGTGCCGGCGCTCGCGGTTACGTAACCAAATCCATTGAAGCAGCAGAGCTAGTCGATGCCATAGAACGGGTGGCCGGTGGAGACGCGGCCTTCTCGCCGCGTTTGGCGGGATTCGTCCTCGACGCATTTGGCACCCAACAGGTGGCTGGCACCGACGAAGAACTGGACCGGCTTAGCGCCCGGGAGCTGGAAGTGATGCGGCTCATCGCTCGCGGTTATACCTACAAGGAAGTGGCGGCAAAGCTGTTCATTTCAATCAAGACTGTGGAAACGCACGTGTCGAAAGTGCTGCGCAAACTGCAGCTGTCGAACCGTAACGAGCTGACCAGGTGGGCTAGTGCAAGGAGTCTCATCTAGCTGAGTGCCATTTGTCGGTGGCGCCCGTTAGGGTTGAAGAGTGGAATCTTTGTTTGATGCTCTTCTTCCGGCAAGTTCGCTGAAACCGACAGCGGCAGCCACTTTGCCGCAGGTAATGGTCGAATCTGATCAGGACTACATGGACTCGTTGGCGCAAATACAGGCGCCAGAGGCCGATCAGGTGGGCGAATATTCGCCCTCGATGCAGGCAGAGCAGATAACGCAGGGGCTGAATGGGCCCCAGGAACAGGCGGTTACTTACCAGGGTGGGCCGCTGCTGGTTATGGCAGGGGCAGGATCGGGTAAGACCCGGGTGCTCACTAGGCGAATCGCCTACTTGCTGGCTACTGGGCGGGCACGTGCCGGGCAGATCTTGGCCATTACCTTCACTAATAAGGCGGCTGCCGAGATGCGCGAACGCGTCCAGGATCTGGTGGGACCCGCCGCAAAGCGCATGTGGGTGTCCACGTTCCACTCTGCCTGCGTGCGCATTTTGCGCCGCGAACACGACCTGGTTGGGCTCAAATCTACTTTCTCGATCTACGATTCGGCTGATCAGCAACGGTTGCTGACGCTGATTGCCAAAGAGAAGGCGGTAGATCTAAAGAAGTTTTCTGCGCGCACCTTGTCGGCACGCATCTCGGATCTGAAGAACGAATTAATAACGCCGAGCCAGTACCAGGAGCGCGCTGGTAAAGATCCGCTTTCGCGCATAGTGGCGCAGATTTATCCGCTCTACCAAAAGCGTATGCAAGAGGCGAACGCCGTAGATTTTGACGACCTGATCATGCTTACGGTGCAGCTATTGGGCGATAACGAGGGCGTAGCCAGCCACTACCGGCGCGTGTTCCGGCACATTCTGGTAGACGAATACCAGGACACCAACCACGCCCAGTACGTGCTGGTGAAATTGCTAGTTGGCCCCGATGGGGCAACTCCGCCGCCCGCAGAACTTACCGTTGTGGGCGATTCAGACCAGTCTATTTACGCTTTCCGTGGGGCCACGATCCGCAATATCGAAGAGTTTGAGAAGGATTATCCGAAGGCGCGCACTATTTTGCTGGAACAGAATTACCGTTCCACCCAAAACATTTTGAGTGCGGCCAATGCGGTTATTGCCCAGAATTCGGGGCGGCGTCCAAAGAAGCTGTGGACTGATTTGGGTTCTGGCGACAAGATCGTGGTCGATGCTGCTGAATCTGATCGTGGGGAAGCGATCTTTGTTGTCGACCAGATCAATAAGCTGGCTGATGAAGGCTATGACTGGGGCGACATAGCGGTCTTCTACCGCACTAACGCGCAATCTCGAATCATTGAAGATGTGCTGATGCGCGATGCTATTCCTTACCGCGTTGTGGGGGGAACAAAGTTCTATGAGCGGGCCGAAATTAAAGATGCGATCGCCTACCTTCGGGCCGTTTCGAATCCGGATGACACGGTGTCCATCCGGCGCGTGCTCAATGTGCCCAGGCGGGGTATCGGAGCTAAAGCTGAGGGCGCTATTGCGGCTCACGCCAGCGCGAACGGGATTAGTTTTGGGGCAGCGCTAGAGGAATTGGATCAGGTAGAGGGCATTTCGACGCGGGCAGCTAATTCCGCGCGCAAGTTTGCCGAATTGCTCGCGGCAGGGCGGTCACGACTCGAAGACGGCGAGGGCGTAGCTGAGGTCCTGGACTACCTGCTGGACGAATCGGGGTACGTGCAGGTTCTTAGCGAGTCTTCGGATCCTCGGGACGAGGGCAGAATCGAAAACTTGGCAGAATTGCACACGGTTGCTTCTGAATTTGATTTGTCTGAGCCCGACGGCACCTTGGCGGATTTCTTGGAGCGCGTCTCGTTGGTAGCGGATTCCGACCAGGTGCCCAGCGAACGCGGGCAGGTCACGCTGATGACCGTCCACACGGCGAAAGGGCTAGAATTCCCGGTCGTATTTGTGACCGGCATGGAAGATGGCACGTTCCCACACCAGCGGTCTATGGGCGATCCGGCCGAACTGGCAGAGGAACGGCGGCTCGCTTACGTGGCTATTACCAGGGCTCGCAAACGGCTTTATCTGACGCGGGCTGGCTCGCGCAATCAGTGGGGCGCGCCCGTGGAACTGCCAGCTTCGCGATTCTTAGACGACATTCCTGCCGAGCTGGTAGACGTGCGCCGCGAATTTACGCCTACCCAGTCCATTGCGCGCTCGGGGGATGCCTTCGGTTCGGGGGGCTGGAACCCATCCCACCGCGCCGGCACAGTTCGCACCAACCGCATGGTGCCTAAGGCTGCTAAGCCGGCGGGCAAGGAAATCCACTTGGAGGTGGGGGATCGAGTCAACCACGACGCCTATGGGTTGGGGCGCGTCCTCGCCCTCGAAGGGAACTGGCCCAACACCACCGCCAAGGTAGATTTCGGGGACGGCACGGTGAAGCGTCTCGTACTTCGATTCGCTCCGCTAGAAAAGCTTTAGCTAGCGCTTTTACGCAAAAGCCAAGGTCCGGGCCCATAGTTGGCTGCGGACCTACTTTTGTCTGTTTGGGTGGGCCCCGTTTTGCGGTGCGAGCAGCGGAATCAGGCGATAGGCTTGGTACAATTTCTCGAGGTCGAGAATTGACTACCGGAAGGACGAAGGCGTGGACCTTTATGAGTACCAAGCCCGCGAACTTTTCGCGGCACACGAAGTCCCCGTACTACCTGGAAAGATTGCTACTACGCCGCAGGAAGCAGCTGCTGCCGCCAAGGAATTGGCAGCAGATCTGGTTGTCGTAAAGGCGCAAGTAAAAACCGGCGGGCGCGGTAAGGCTGGCGGCGTGAAGCTGGCTCGCACCCCGCAGGAAGCTGCAGAGGCTGCCGAGGCGATCCTGGGGCTAGATATCAAAGGCCATAAAGTCCACAAGGTCATGGTGGCCGCTGGGGCCGACATTGACGCCGAGTTCTACTTTTCGATCCTGCTGGACCGTTCCAATAGGCGCCACCTGGCAATGTGCTCGCGCGAGGGCGGGATGGAAATTGAGCAGCTGGCGAAGGAACGCCCGGAGGCGCTGGCAAAGATGCCACTTGACGCCAAGGGAATCGACCAACAGGTAGCGGCGCAGATCCTTACCGAAGCGGGGTTCTCGGACGAAGAGGCAGCGCCAATTATCCCCGTCTTGGTGAAGCTATGGGAGGTTTACCAAAAAGAGGACGCGCAGCTGGTCGAGGTGAACCCGCTGGTGCGCGCCACCGACGGGCAGATCATTGCGCTCGATGGCAAAGTTACGCTAGACAACAATGCGCGCTTCCGTCACAAGGAACATGCCCAATTTGTTGATGCCCAGGCTCAGGACCCGCTCGAAGCTAAGGCAAAAGAGACGGGCCTCAACTACGTGCACCTTGAGGGGCAGGTAGGCATTATTGGCAACGGCGCCGGGTTGGTCATGTCCACGCTGGACGTAGTTGCATACGCCGGCGAGGAATACGGGGTAAAGCCCGCAAACTTCCTGGATATTGGCGGCGGTGCTTCCGCCGAAGTCATGGCCAATGGGCTAGAGATCATCTTAGGGGACCCGCAGGTTGCTAGCGTCTTCGTGAACGTGTTCGGGGGAATTACCGCCTGCGATCAGGTGGCAAAGGGCATTGTCGAAGCCCTGCGTCTGCTTGGCGATGCGGCCTCCAAACCCCTGGTCGTGCGCTTGGATGGCAACAACGTCGAAGAGGGCCGGGCCATCTTGGAAGAAGCTAACCACCCGCTCGTAACCATGGTTGAAACGATGGATGGCGGAGCCGCTACGGCCGCTGAACTAGCATCGGGAAGGAAATAAAAATGGCAGTATTTTTGGATGAGACCTCCCGGGTGATCGTGCAGGGCATTACTGGGTCCGAGGGGCGCAAACACACCGCCCGCATGTTGGCTGCGGGTACCCAGATCGTAGGCGGCACTAACCCGAAGAAAGCAGGCACCAACCTGTCCTTCGACACTCCTGAGGGCGAGGTCGAAGTTCCAGTCTTCGGAACTGTTGCGCAGGCGAAGGAACGCACCGGGGCAAACGTGTCAGTAATCTTCGTGCCGCCGGCATTCGCCAAGGGGGCCGTGCTCGAGGCCGTAGATGCGGCCATGGAACTGATCGTCGTCATTACCGAGGGAATCCCGGTCCAGGACTCGACCGAGTTCGTGAACTACGCCCTCGAAAAGGGCAGCCGCATCATTGGCCCGAACTGCCCGGGCATTATCAGCCCCGCCAAGTCTAATGCGGGCATTACCCCTGCTGACATTACTGGTCCTGGAAGGCTAGGGCTGGTGTCCAAATCTGGCACTTTGACCTACCAGCTGATGTACGAATTGCGCGATTTGGGCTTTACCACCTGCATCGGTATTGGTGGCGACCCGGTAGTGGGAACCACTCATATTGATGCCCTGGCTGCCTTCGAAGCAGATCCCGACACCGAACTGATTGTTATGATCGGCGAGATTGGTGGCGATGCTGAAGAACGCGCCGCTGAGTACATCAAGGAACACGTTTCCAAACCGGTAGTCGGTTATGTTGCCGGCTTTACTGCTCCCGAAGGCAAGACCATGGGGCACGCGGGCGCTATCGTGTCGGGATCTTCCGGCACTGCCCAAGCAAAGAAGAGCGCGCTCGAGGCCGCTGGCGTC
The genomic region above belongs to Winkia neuii and contains:
- a CDS encoding PspC domain-containing protein encodes the protein MATEKKKLSTKLAEAGWIRSSGTLGGVCQAVTTVTGYDINLVRVLTVVFAILFLPGTLAAYGFAWLLIPDETYTSHLDRFSSPSAGFFGAILFIVLAIMAGVDTNYSVASAWGALLGAALLALLIYKATQTPKQTQVPKQNSTPAPASPTPASQMAQVPSKPLPPRKKKPALNAVVQLLSVAVALFAAALYVAFTAPLTASKLLAAFGIAMAIAAAVALVANIFGRKSGLPGAVATLALIFGSPMIIGVWAAPKPLADIPVQDATKMLTDTAFQLRAETVTDLNYEEKGKIQSHSYASDATVLLPLNWKGTVRITVDQGRSIYTALPSSWESTMPKPTVSLSFDTTRLPLISSALADSNLQLAPGKYEIRSFQPQQTKTFLLQRGSAEERATNTYDLRVKGGRLTIVEGKIK
- a CDS encoding ATP-binding protein; the encoded protein is MRVPLRRISTPVARQTGAPKPWVAGICSGLSLHTAIDVRLLRVIIAAVSLAGLGLLIYLWLWIAVPSENPYTTGESLRRKESGALARTLAEKQVEQADETAPRRFLIGAGILVLVAAAALALGLTHVRSLPSWSWSVLLIGTGALLIWTRKDLGESTARRTYLAIGAGIVLVAIGMVHLVGRGTYTNLFDSALVSCAVLVGVGAVLAPVWVRLTRELGASRAEQIREATRADIAAHLHDSVLQTLALIRARAEEPASVRTLARRQERELRTWLYEGEGSQYDSLVALVGAKIAQVEDRYGVPIEYVHVADMAPGVMTHNAGAIVQEACQNAAVHGKPPISVYMECSGSQVEVWVKDRGAGFDVEKIPQDRHGVRDSILGRAKRLGGKATITSGSAGTEIYLFLEDE
- a CDS encoding response regulator, which encodes MITVVIVDDHALVRAGVRSELSAFPERVEVVGEAADVESALEVVTLTSPDVVLLDVHLPGGRGGGGAEVASQISTVTKCLALSVSDAATDVVSVIRAGARGYVTKSIEAAELVDAIERVAGGDAAFSPRLAGFVLDAFGTQQVAGTDEELDRLSARELEVMRLIARGYTYKEVAAKLFISIKTVETHVSKVLRKLQLSNRNELTRWASARSLI
- the pcrA gene encoding DNA helicase PcrA: MESLFDALLPASSLKPTAAATLPQVMVESDQDYMDSLAQIQAPEADQVGEYSPSMQAEQITQGLNGPQEQAVTYQGGPLLVMAGAGSGKTRVLTRRIAYLLATGRARAGQILAITFTNKAAAEMRERVQDLVGPAAKRMWVSTFHSACVRILRREHDLVGLKSTFSIYDSADQQRLLTLIAKEKAVDLKKFSARTLSARISDLKNELITPSQYQERAGKDPLSRIVAQIYPLYQKRMQEANAVDFDDLIMLTVQLLGDNEGVASHYRRVFRHILVDEYQDTNHAQYVLVKLLVGPDGATPPPAELTVVGDSDQSIYAFRGATIRNIEEFEKDYPKARTILLEQNYRSTQNILSAANAVIAQNSGRRPKKLWTDLGSGDKIVVDAAESDRGEAIFVVDQINKLADEGYDWGDIAVFYRTNAQSRIIEDVLMRDAIPYRVVGGTKFYERAEIKDAIAYLRAVSNPDDTVSIRRVLNVPRRGIGAKAEGAIAAHASANGISFGAALEELDQVEGISTRAANSARKFAELLAAGRSRLEDGEGVAEVLDYLLDESGYVQVLSESSDPRDEGRIENLAELHTVASEFDLSEPDGTLADFLERVSLVADSDQVPSERGQVTLMTVHTAKGLEFPVVFVTGMEDGTFPHQRSMGDPAELAEERRLAYVAITRARKRLYLTRAGSRNQWGAPVELPASRFLDDIPAELVDVRREFTPTQSIARSGDAFGSGGWNPSHRAGTVRTNRMVPKAAKPAGKEIHLEVGDRVNHDAYGLGRVLALEGNWPNTTAKVDFGDGTVKRLVLRFAPLEKL
- the sucC gene encoding ADP-forming succinate--CoA ligase subunit beta → MDLYEYQARELFAAHEVPVLPGKIATTPQEAAAAAKELAADLVVVKAQVKTGGRGKAGGVKLARTPQEAAEAAEAILGLDIKGHKVHKVMVAAGADIDAEFYFSILLDRSNRRHLAMCSREGGMEIEQLAKERPEALAKMPLDAKGIDQQVAAQILTEAGFSDEEAAPIIPVLVKLWEVYQKEDAQLVEVNPLVRATDGQIIALDGKVTLDNNARFRHKEHAQFVDAQAQDPLEAKAKETGLNYVHLEGQVGIIGNGAGLVMSTLDVVAYAGEEYGVKPANFLDIGGGASAEVMANGLEIILGDPQVASVFVNVFGGITACDQVAKGIVEALRLLGDAASKPLVVRLDGNNVEEGRAILEEANHPLVTMVETMDGGAATAAELASGRK
- the sucD gene encoding succinate--CoA ligase subunit alpha is translated as MAVFLDETSRVIVQGITGSEGRKHTARMLAAGTQIVGGTNPKKAGTNLSFDTPEGEVEVPVFGTVAQAKERTGANVSVIFVPPAFAKGAVLEAVDAAMELIVVITEGIPVQDSTEFVNYALEKGSRIIGPNCPGIISPAKSNAGITPADITGPGRLGLVSKSGTLTYQLMYELRDLGFTTCIGIGGDPVVGTTHIDALAAFEADPDTELIVMIGEIGGDAEERAAEYIKEHVSKPVVGYVAGFTAPEGKTMGHAGAIVSGSSGTAQAKKSALEAAGVKVGKTPSETARLARQILTGSAEVQA